The sequence GCCGGCCGCGAGCGTCAGGATGTGGGATCGGTCCTCTGACAAGCTTTCCACCCCAACGTGCGCTCGCTCCTTCCCTCTGCTCTACAGGGCATCGCAGCCCCGGATCCGAGCCGCTCGCGAGCGGGCCTAGCCTGGCCGCCGGCTTGCCCTCCGGTCCGCAGAGCGGGGCCTGGCCCCGACTGCAGCCTCCGCGCTCATCCCGAATACGCCGTGTTCAAGGGTGCGACTGTGGGAGAGGCATCCGACCCGGCTCGGCCCGCGGACCCTGCAGGGTCGGCCCCTTAGCTCGGGCCTGCGAGGTGGGAGAGCCAGACGGGGGCGGTCTGGGCAGACCGCCGGGCCTTGCACAGTCCGCTCTGACTGGGAGGGTGGGCAGATCGCGGCAGGGTCTCCGGGAAGCCGCTGAAACAGcgtaataaaatattattgcGGGAGCGCGGATCTGGAGGGATCCCGGACGGTTTAGGCAAGATTTGAAGAATGCTGCTACATGTTTGTCCTCAGGGGCTaggaggaaagggggaggggGCTCTGTTTGCGGTAAAAAACGTCTCTGAGATGAATCATTGCTCAGAATTTCTTTGCCTGCAACATGAATCCACATTACGCACACGCCGTGTACCTCGGCTGCACATACTTGGGTTATTCCATTGCCCTGGCGTTTGCCCAAAACCCACTTTAGAAAGCAGTTTGGGCCGGGATGCGGTGTGTGTgcggggaggggaggtgggggagTTTGTTTGCACTAGCAACTTTAAATCGAGCAGATGCGAGCTCCTCAGGCAACTCCTTTCTCCGGACAGAGGTGCTCCTGGCTCTGAGTCGAGAAAATTTGGAGAAAAACAATCAGGAAGAATCAGGATTTTAGAGAACGGAAACTCAACTAAAATGGAGTCACTGTCGCTCCTCCTCCGtaccctccccctcccctagGCCCAGTCCGGCGAGTAGGAGGGGTGAAGACGTGGGGGGTGGGATCACGCAGGGGGCGCACTGTGCGCGGGAAGGAGGTGCCCCGCCTGAGGCGCGCAGGAAAGGGGTTTCTAATTTCTGAAAATGTTGTGTGGTTCTTTTTCGGAAAATGGGTGAGAAACGAGGGTATGGGAGTAGAGGCTAGCCCGGGCCCGGCCCACGCGCACTAACGTCTCTACGTTGCCTCCTCCAGGGGAGAAGCCCTTCAGATGTGAGTTCGAGGGCTGCGAGCGGCGCTTCGCCAACAGCAGCGACCGCAAGAAGCACTCGCACGTGCACACGAGCGACAAGCCATATACGTGCAAGGTGCGCGGCTGCGACAAGTGCTATACGCACCCCAGCTCGCTCCGCAAGCACATGAAGGTGCACGGGCGCTCGCCGCCGCCACCCAGCTCTGGCTACGACTCGGCCACGCCGTCTGCCCTCGTGTCGCCCTCGTCGGACTGCGGCCGTGAGCCCCCGGTGGCCTCCTCAGTGGCGGTGGCGGCTCGTGGCGCTGACCTGAGCGAATGGTATGTGTGTCAGGGCGCCGGCCCCGCCGCCGCCACCCTCGCCGCTTCCCCCAGTCCCGCGCCACCACCTGGCCCTGCGACTGCTGCCACCTCCGGCCTTTGGGCTGCTGCTGTCGTTACTGCTCCGGCGTACACCGATTCCAAGTCTAGGCCGGGTTACTGAGGCTtgaagagggagaggaagggggggagagagggaaggaaggaaggaaggaaggaaggaaggaaggaaggaaggaaggaaggaaggaaggaaggaaggaaggaaggaaggaaggaaggaaggaaggaaggaaggaaggaaggaaggaaggaaggaaggaaggaaggaaggaaggaaggaaggaaggaaggaaggaaggggagggttGCAGGCTACCAATAATAATTGCCTGATAAAGCTCATTGAATGTGCTGATACAATACCgatttttttataatataaacaTGGTCTCGATATTTATTCTACAGTCATATCCACTCAAGCCCACACTCCACGCACAGAGGTCAGGACTGCCTGGGCAGCATAAAACCAGTGTCAGGGGTAAAGAAATGAGAGCaagagtcagtaaaaaaaaaaaaaaaaaaaaactacgtatatttatatatatatatatggagaattTATGCGCAATCCTGGCAACTACAGGTGGCAAAAGTAAGGTCATAAAGTTCCCTCCTGGTCCACAGAATGGGAAGTATTTTCCTCGAGGCCTGGGCCGCTCAGAGTCCCACCTCCAGGAGCTTCCCAGCTCCCAGTGAGCTCCCACCCAGCGCCCCCCCCCCCAGCGACCCCAGCCACGGAAGTTCTGAGCAGGAAAGGTGGCAGAGCAGGGAAGGTGACAGAAGGAATGCCAGAGCCGTTTTCTTGTCTCCCGTTTCCATCCCTTTTTGGCCCTCTCCATTTTCCCCTCCGCCAGCTATCCTTGAAACGAAAATACACAAAGTCCCCATCCCAAATATTGTCTTGACGGACTTCTGCAAAAGAGATAAGTCTCGAGGGGTGCAGCCCTCTCCCCCGCGGCCACGAGTTCCACTTCCCGGTAGACGGACCCGGGCACACGTACACGTCTGTCTGCCTGTTTGTCCACAGGTGCCACAGGCATTACGCACTTGGGGTAGAGGATGAGTCCACCCCAACAGGAAATACAAACAGAGCATGAGAGGGGCTTCAAGATGCAATGCTGTGAGGCCTCTATCGACCAATCACCCCTTTGCCACCCCTACCCCTGCCGAAATGCTTCCTGTGGAATCATGGGTGCTCagagctggggggagggggaggtggtgagggGAAGCGGGCCAATGACGTCACTGCGCCGCGGCCTCCACGGCCAAGCGACCTGGTCAAAGGGGCCAAGCCTGGGTGAATCTCCACAATTCTGTGACGGTCTTTGTCAAAATCGCCCAACGTTGgtcttatatttaaaaaagaggGGGGTTTAAGGGGAATGCACTGGAATAATAAATGCTGTGAAGGCAAACGCCCAATAGGTCTACATTGAATGTGTATGTAATATGCTGGGTATGAAATCCTCAGAAAAAGAACCAGATGTTGGGGGCGGGGAGAGGAAGACCTTTGCAACTGTTGCCaagagggtggggggggggggaccagGGCCGGGTTCCCAGTCTGCCATCCTCTGTACGGAGGATGGGCCTGCCCCAAAGTCCTAGCTGAGATTCGAAGAAGGAAAAGCTTTGGCAGACCTATCCCAGTCCCCTAAGAATTTGGAGTTCAATTGGGGAGAAATACCCCCACCCCGGGGGGGGGGGCTAATGAGCTCAATTTTAAAAGCTGAGCCCAGAAAATAAGTCGCTGCCCTGccactctgtgttttttttttttcccttgctctccgCTTTGCAGACACCGTTAGACCATTCTACCTCCTGCCCTGTAGCCTCCCAACTTCCGCTAGGTAAATATCGGCCTGACTGGAGTGGCAGTGTTCCATTATCCCAAATAAAACCCGGAATCTTTCACATACATCCTTAATGAATCCCGACGCTTGTGGAAGGGGGAGGGGGCTTCCATCTCCTCCTCCCCCCTGGACAATAGCGCCCAGAGGCCGCCTGGCCCCGTTCGGGCAGTCGTCTCAAACGACTTGTTCCCATCGTGAAACTCCCGTCCCACGGCCAAGGTGCAAAGGGCAGCTGGGAAACTTGTTCCTTCTGCCCAGATTTCCAAAGTTCCCCCTAACCCAATAGGACtcgtttctttctcttctgtttctagGCCCCCCAtccaaaataatgaaataaaataaaaatgtttggtCAGTCACTAATCGCctttaatttttcatttgcttGTTACAGATGTCCACCGCGTTGCTCGCAAGGTAATCTCGCCCGGCGCAGCTGAGCGCCCGCATCTCTCGCCTGCGACATCAAAGGGCCCGCTCACAAAGCGGTGTTTCTTCGCCACGGTGCATCTTCATGGTAAGTTAGGATTTCTATGGCAATGGGCAAGTCGCACTGAAATCCTGAAAGGCCGAGCCTGGAGCCCGTCCAGGCTTTTCATTAAGGACATAATATTTACGTCTAACAggccttttttcttgtgtatacAAGTATATATTTTTGTTTGACGCGGACTaaatcattttcatttaatttccgGTAAACAAAACCCACGCGAATGGGCACTTGTTCCCGATCATAATAAAAATGGATAATAATGGGAGGGAAGAAAAGGGCCGCTTGAATCGCCGCTCAGCCTCCTTTGTTTCTGCTTTCTGCGGTGATCAGAGGGCGCATTTGGGTTTGATGGCGAGTTTCTAAAGGCGAGGAAATGGTTTgtaagagggaaagaaaaggagaaaggtcTAATCAAGCTCGGGTTGTTCAAAGAGTCGGGTTTTGGGGTTGAAAGTGTGAGTTTGACGGTGCATCAGCATGCAGCGTTAGGCTCGCCATGGAAATGCGCGCGGGGAGCGGCCCCTTCAAAGGCGGCACACTTCACTGCAGACACTCTATTAAGATACATTTGCGCTGACCTTTGCTTTCACGCCATTTAATACTGTCACTGCGCTCTCCAGTATATACTTCCTCCCTAAGACCTGCCTCGCCGGCGTTTAGGGGTTCACTCTGAGCCCCGATGTGGGGAGCTTTGGCGCCAGGGAAGCTTTCAGGAAAGGGAGGAGCCGGACTCCGCGCACCTTGACTGCGCCCCAAAGAGGCTCCGGGGTCAGGAGTAAATGACTTTAGGGCAACCTCCGAAGCTTAACAAATGAGCATCCCCCGCCCGGTTTTGTGCAAAGCACCCCTCAGAATCTTGATCAAGGTGGAGATCTGAATTTGATTTGAGCCACCATGGAGGAGTCTGTGGGGTTCAGCCTGTTCCCTCCAGATGTTTTTGCGCTAGCTCCCAGCACAGCCTGTTCTGTTCCTCCATCTCAGAAGTCTCTtgtggtttccaaatttgtttctCCAGCACTGGGTGTGTGGGGCCCTTCAGGCCTGGGGCTGGCCCTGGGCACGAACTCAAGAGCCCAAGGCCAAGGGAACCGGGAAGATGGCAGGAAAGTTAGAAGTCCATGTTCGCTTAATTgtcttgttgtttattttatccAAGTACCCCAGTGAATAGGGGAAAAATaaacacagtggaaaaaaaaatcaaacagcagAGTCTTCTTTAGTGGCAGTCCTTGTGGTTGAATAAAAAGGATGGTCCGCTTTCTATTGAGCTGAGAAATCTTTGAAGTGGGAGTTATTATCTGAGACATTCTTGCTTGTCGTCCTAACAACGCTGATGAAATGTAAAAGGTTCTTTGTCAGCGATTTGTTCTCCTCTCTCTCAAACTCCCCCTGCCCCGTTAGTTTGAAACCGTTTCTAAAGAGATAAAATCAAACtcctttaaaacacacacacacacacacacacacactacaccaACAGATAACTTAAGCACTAAGTCCTTCcaagggaaaaacaaaagcaacccAGGGACTTCTGAGCCAGGGCCTGGTGAGGTGTGCAGATGTTGGTGGACCCTTTGCACAAGCTGGGAGACATGGGAGGAGACTGCAGAGAGGGTGTGGGCAGAGGGTATGTACCCCACACCCATGCTTGTGTATCTCCTTGTCTCTGCTGAGACCTGCACCCAATCAGCACAAGATAAGTCACCTGGATGAGCTTCTTTGGGGATCCCTCAAGCTTCCAATATTCTTGCCCAGGAACCTTGGAACCTAAAGCTGCAGCCAAGCAGTTAATATTTCCTGCTCCTTCAAAGGCAACCTCTGCTAAACATAGACCCATTGTGTGTTTCTTTCCACTAGCAGCATCAACAAGGCCTTTCTGCCATTAGTAGAGAGGAGAGTGGCTTGAGGGAGAGGGACATTTTAATAATTTCCTGTTTTCTTCAGAATCTTGGCCATTGGAGTTCAGAAGATTTGGTCTACAACGTAGAGACCCCTGTGTGCATgtaaccccctccccccccatccACACTTGtcaattttttcattttgtatcGTGGCCAGGGAAGAAACTTTCACCCTGCCTAGCTTTCCTCAAATCTCCTGTTGTGGTTTTAAAGGTGGTTTGTAAAAATGAGTTTCTAAAACCCCCCACCCTGTGTGTGCTGACTAAATGATTTGCCAAGAAGTTTCCCCAAGCTGTAACCCATGCTGTTATTATAGTTGCTGCAAAATGTTGTCTCTTatattgatttttatttgtttactggAGGTCTCCATATGTTTGTTTAAACCGCTAATTTATGGGAAAATGTAATGATTGCAATGAATGTGAATTATACAGTCAGGCAAAggttttataataataattctctctctcacacacacacacatacagagctTGACTGAAACTTCAGACTCTTTGGTATCCTCTCTAcccacactggaaaccctggtggtgcagtgattaagtgctatggctgctaaccagaaggtcagcagtttgaatccaccaggtgctccttggaaactctatggggcagttctactctgtctcatagggtcactaagagttggaatccgcTCCATGACgaggggtttggcttttggtttctaCCCACACTGCTTGTGGCTTATCATCTGTCCCCTTAGTATCAATTAAATTATAAagtaacttgaaagaaaaaaaagctgttaCGTATTTGACTGAAagtaattgttaaatgaaaaacaTCGTTGAAAGCTGTGGCTTAATCTTGCTGTAAATATGTACAAATGGAATAAAATCTGTGATTCTTTTCCCCTCCAAAGACCTTTGTGTACATCGACCTCCATTTTGCtattttctttggaaataaaTGATGGTGATGTTTTCCTTCCTATTTTGAATCCGGGTGTCTGGTTATTGCTTCGTCATCCTGAGAGAGGTTTGGAGCCTGCACAGAGCCTCCAGTCCTCTCCCCTGCCTACCTTCACTGCCTCACAGAAACACCTCTGGGCAGGGCAGTAAGCACAGTAATGTACCACTTGCTTGAGCAAGGCACGCAccagcttacttgtgcttacttgctaatctgtggtgagcaatttcacttGGGTTTCACCATATTTCTGACGTGGTGGGGGCTACGTGAAATTGTGCATTGCAAACTGGTGGAAAGGCACAATTTGGTcactgtgtaccttgcttactgggttatCCGGCCCTGCCTCTGGGGCCTAGTTGTTCGGGTCAGCAAAACGGAGGGGCCCAACAAAGCAATCATCATGGAAGAGACCTCCCTCATCCCCAAGTTCATCCCAATGACCCCGGTACCTACCAGCAAACTTACATTATGTCCTGGAAAAAGGTAAAACGATGCCCTTGGTGTCTGCTGGGAAAGGCTGCCTTCCCCTGACTCCAAGTGTAGTGTACCCTTTCACCAGTCACCCCTAATTTCCTGGAGAAGAGCCTAGTAGCTggtgggaagaaaaagaaagggcataCTGGCGTCAAGGCCTGTTCGAGCTCTGAGGCGGGGCCTAGCTGTACAGTTGCCCACAAGGGTCTTCCCAGCTGGGTCCACTCCTTGAGGGAACAGCAGAAGTTCGGGCCTCACAGCTCCCTTTAGAAATCTGCGAAGGTTGAAACACTGAGTGAGATCTTGAGGTTACAGCGCTCATGACTCTTCCCTGGGCCTGGATTTGTATCTCCCCTAGGGTTTCTAATGTGTGCACTCTCTTATCCGATCCTGCCACCAGAGCCTTCCTTCAGCCTCCATTGGGGTCACTGTGCTTCTAGGCACCCCATCCCCCTTTTCCTTGTGCCTACTGCTCCGGTGCCATTTCCTGGAGCACTGCTCCAGCTCCTTTTTAACTCGGGAGAAGTAGGTTCACTTTGGTCTGGTTGGGGTGGAGGGCAT comes from Elephas maximus indicus isolate mEleMax1 chromosome 23, mEleMax1 primary haplotype, whole genome shotgun sequence and encodes:
- the ZIC4 gene encoding zinc finger protein ZIC 4, whose amino-acid sequence is MRYKASLVLRKRLRLYRNTLKDSSSSSGHHGPQLAATASPSVFPGLHEQPPPASPSSPLNGLLHLGLPGDMYARPEPFAPGPAARSDALVAAAALHGYGGMNLTVNLAAPHGPGAFFRYMRQPIKQELICQWLAADSPAPPRLCSKTFSTMQELVTHVTVEHVGGPEQANHICFWEECPRQGKPFKAKYKLVNHIRVHTGEKPFPCPFPGCGKVFARSENLKIHKRTHTGEKPFRCEFEGCERRFANSSDRKKHSHVHTSDKPYTCKVRGCDKCYTHPSSLRKHMKVHGRSPPPPSSGYDSATPSALVSPSSDCGREPPVASSVAVAARGADLSEWYVCQGAGPAAATLAASPSPAPPPGPATAATSGLWAAAVVTAPAYTDSKSRPAILETKIHKVPIPNIVLTDFCKRDKSRGVQPSPPRPRVPLPGRRTRAHTPLDHSTSCPVASQLPLDVHRVARKVISPGAAERPHLSPATSKGPLTKRCFFATVHLHDLPRRRLGVHSEPRCGELWRQGSFQEREEPDSAHLDCAPKRLRGQE